In a genomic window of Nitrospira sp. ND1:
- a CDS encoding MbtH family protein, with protein MGQDEQEDTTVYKVVVNHEEQYSIWPSYRENPLGWQDAGKTGLKDECLSYIKDVWTDMRPLSLRKWMAEQAEQAGKTAAPC; from the coding sequence ATGGGACAGGACGAGCAGGAAGATACGACGGTGTACAAGGTCGTGGTGAACCACGAAGAACAGTATTCGATCTGGCCTTCTTATCGCGAAAATCCATTGGGATGGCAGGACGCCGGCAAGACCGGCCTGAAGGATGAGTGTCTGTCCTACATCAAAGACGTCTGGACGGACATGCGGCCGCTGAGTTTACGCAAATGGATGGCGGAGCAGGCCGAACAGGCGGGCAAGACGGCGGCCCCATGCTGA
- a CDS encoding penicillin acylase family protein, translating into MISRGRVLAAVGVILGFGVVSLLFAGSASLPMRDGVLKLPGLQAPVAVAFDAYGIPVVAAGDRLDAMRALGYVTAQDRLFQMDLLRRNSAGRLAEVLGESGLQVDLRQRNLGLSPVAEAVLRRLPEEQRAVLEAYAEGVNAFLEQMTVPPFEFLLLGYRPARWSPTDSILLVLAMFQMLNGYEDDERMRTVMKASLPEEVAAFLLPPLDSYTARLFTGNMTQRSPASVPVEALASLRQAGGQSRAVQTSVVPGRKRELGSNAWAVAGAKTEDGRAILANDMHLDVGVPNIWYRVQLRYGRVEVAGVIVPGIPVVIAGSNGLVSWGMTNVEGDFLDLVRLDLNPNNADEYATPDGWRRFTIRNETIAVKGDRDRVVEIKETLWGPVAEKPLMGHPVALRWIALDPDAVDLGLLQMDQARTVRDAIAVANRAGGPPNNVVLADADGHIAWTFMGKIPVRRGFDGSVSVSWADGRTGWNGFIAPDELPRIVDPPSGYLVSANHRMVGEEYPHVIGHAFANGYRAYRITERLRDKDRFHETDLLALQLDTTAQLYEFYRDLVKRLLNESVIEGTPDLADVRRAVEAWEGRADSDSKGFGLLVAFRRTLAASVFAPFLQSCREQDAGFVYDGDLDTPLRTLLTEQAPAVLPDPARFADWNTFLLQQLKQTVETLTTDYDLLSPDDLTWGIMNRVRMTHPLSEAIPGLGRWLDMTDEEASGCGQCVRVLSGSLAASQRMVVSPSHHSDAIFHMPGGQSGHPMSAHYRDQQRNWSEGVPTPLLAGRPTHNLTLQPSDRGGAS; encoded by the coding sequence ATGATCAGCAGAGGACGTGTCCTCGCAGCCGTCGGGGTCATTCTGGGGTTCGGGGTTGTCTCCCTCCTGTTTGCAGGTTCCGCGTCCCTGCCGATGAGAGACGGCGTCCTAAAGCTGCCGGGGTTGCAGGCGCCGGTGGCCGTTGCCTTCGATGCGTATGGAATCCCGGTCGTGGCGGCCGGGGATCGGCTCGATGCCATGCGAGCACTCGGGTATGTGACGGCCCAGGACCGGCTCTTTCAAATGGACCTGCTCCGGCGAAACAGCGCGGGACGACTGGCCGAAGTGTTGGGGGAGTCCGGACTGCAGGTCGATCTCAGGCAGCGGAATTTGGGCTTGTCGCCGGTCGCAGAGGCGGTGCTCAGACGGTTGCCGGAGGAACAACGAGCCGTCCTGGAGGCTTATGCGGAAGGCGTGAATGCGTTTCTGGAACAGATGACGGTTCCTCCTTTTGAATTTCTGTTGCTGGGGTATCGGCCCGCTCGATGGAGCCCGACGGACAGCATCCTGCTGGTGTTGGCCATGTTTCAGATGTTGAACGGATATGAGGACGACGAACGGATGCGCACGGTAATGAAGGCTTCGCTTCCCGAGGAAGTCGCGGCCTTCCTCCTGCCGCCGCTCGATTCCTACACCGCACGGCTGTTTACGGGGAACATGACACAACGGTCGCCTGCCTCCGTGCCGGTCGAAGCTTTGGCGTCATTGCGTCAAGCGGGCGGACAAAGCCGTGCCGTTCAGACCTCAGTCGTACCAGGCCGGAAACGGGAGCTGGGCTCGAATGCCTGGGCTGTGGCCGGCGCGAAAACCGAAGACGGTCGCGCCATTCTGGCCAACGATATGCACCTCGACGTCGGGGTGCCGAACATCTGGTATCGGGTTCAGTTGAGATATGGACGGGTCGAAGTGGCCGGCGTGATCGTGCCGGGGATTCCCGTGGTGATCGCCGGGTCCAATGGCCTGGTCTCCTGGGGCATGACCAATGTCGAGGGCGATTTTCTCGACCTTGTGCGCCTCGATCTCAATCCGAACAATGCGGACGAGTATGCGACCCCTGACGGCTGGCGTCGGTTCACGATCCGCAACGAAACCATTGCCGTCAAGGGCGATCGAGACCGGGTGGTGGAAATCAAAGAGACGCTCTGGGGGCCCGTGGCCGAGAAGCCATTGATGGGACATCCCGTCGCGCTACGTTGGATCGCCCTCGATCCTGATGCGGTGGACCTCGGCCTCCTGCAGATGGATCAGGCTCGCACGGTGAGGGATGCGATCGCGGTCGCCAATCGCGCCGGCGGGCCTCCGAACAATGTGGTGCTCGCGGACGCCGATGGGCACATTGCCTGGACGTTCATGGGAAAAATTCCGGTCAGGCGCGGATTCGACGGATCCGTCAGTGTGTCCTGGGCCGATGGACGGACGGGCTGGAATGGATTCATCGCGCCGGACGAACTGCCGCGGATCGTCGATCCGCCATCGGGTTACCTCGTGAGTGCCAACCACCGCATGGTGGGAGAAGAATACCCCCATGTCATCGGTCATGCCTTCGCAAACGGCTACCGGGCCTATCGCATCACGGAACGATTGCGCGACAAGGACCGCTTCCATGAGACGGATTTACTGGCGCTGCAATTGGATACGACGGCCCAGTTGTACGAATTTTATCGAGACCTTGTGAAACGTCTGCTGAACGAGTCCGTCATCGAGGGAACCCCCGATCTGGCCGACGTGCGCCGTGCCGTGGAGGCTTGGGAGGGCAGGGCCGATAGCGATAGCAAAGGCTTCGGCCTGCTGGTGGCGTTCCGCCGGACGTTAGCGGCGTCCGTCTTCGCACCGTTCTTACAAAGTTGCCGGGAACAGGACGCGGGGTTCGTCTATGACGGCGACCTCGACACCCCTCTGAGGACATTGCTGACGGAACAGGCTCCTGCCGTTCTGCCCGACCCGGCTCGATTTGCGGACTGGAACACGTTCCTCCTCCAACAGCTGAAGCAAACCGTGGAAACACTCACGACCGACTACGACCTGCTCAGTCCGGACGACCTGACGTGGGGAATCATGAATCGCGTGCGTATGACCCATCCCTTGAGCGAGGCGATTCCCGGATTAGGGCGCTGGCTGGATATGACGGATGAGGAAGCGTCCGGTTGCGGGCAATGCGTGCGGGTGCTCAGCGGAAGCCTTGCGGCCAGTCAGCGGATGGTGGTGTCGCCCTCGCACCATTCTGATGCCATCTTTCACATGCCGGGGGGCCAATCGGGGCATCCCATGTCGGCACATTACCGGGATCAACAGCGCAATTGGAGCGAGGGGGTTCCAACGCCGTTGCTCGCAGGAAGGCCGACCCACAACCTGACGTTGCAGCCGTCGGATCGTGGCGGGGCGTCATAG
- a CDS encoding cyclic peptide export ABC transporter, with the protein MDLIRFLLRKSWRLVLCSVVAGLVSGLAGAGLIAVIHRGMNETQVSSTLAWSFLVLALAVAACKALSEILLTRLGQSTISELRFQLSRRILDAPLSQLEQLGHHRLLAALSEDTDVIAQAYVQLPLIGINVATTIGCLAYLGWLSWPMLLLVGGFMAVGALTFQLQERKAIRLFTQSRETSDALFRHFRSIMAGIKELKLHRERRHAFLTTLLHRTVKAYERDFVGGMTVYSIASSWGLFLFYAAIGALLFLWPSWRPVSIDTVVGATLVLLYMMGPFSQIVELLPGLGRANVALNKIDALGLSLAASTPSREADGRQAGTELDIRRWSRLDLIGITHHHAPEGDERPFRIGPIDLTFRPGEVTFLVGGNGSGKTTLALLLLGLYQQESGSILLDGVPIDDANRDTYRQLFSTVFCDFHLFDSLLGLEQENLDGVARVYLERLQLESKVRIERGLFSTQALSQGQRKRLALLTAYVEDRQFYLFDEWAADQDPLFRKVFYSELLPDLKARGKAVLVITHDDRYFSMADRCLRMDFGRLVECREQDGAAGANGGLSAPSRVAGAGK; encoded by the coding sequence ATGGATCTGATTCGATTCTTACTACGAAAATCCTGGCGGCTCGTGCTCTGTTCGGTCGTTGCCGGACTGGTGAGCGGTTTGGCCGGAGCAGGCCTCATCGCCGTCATCCATCGTGGGATGAACGAGACACAGGTGTCGTCCACGCTGGCGTGGAGTTTTCTGGTCTTGGCTCTGGCGGTCGCCGCCTGCAAAGCCCTGTCGGAGATTCTCCTGACCAGGCTCGGGCAGTCGACCATTTCCGAACTCCGATTTCAGTTGAGCCGGCGCATCCTCGATGCGCCGCTGAGTCAGCTCGAACAACTGGGCCATCATCGCTTGCTGGCTGCGCTGAGCGAGGACACCGACGTGATCGCGCAGGCATATGTGCAGCTCCCGCTCATCGGCATCAATGTGGCGACCACGATCGGGTGCCTGGCTTACCTGGGCTGGTTATCCTGGCCGATGCTGCTGCTCGTGGGGGGATTCATGGCGGTCGGTGCCCTCACTTTTCAGTTACAGGAGCGGAAGGCCATCCGGCTCTTCACACAATCCCGGGAGACCAGTGACGCGCTGTTCCGGCATTTCCGTTCGATCATGGCAGGGATCAAGGAGCTCAAGCTGCACCGCGAGCGGCGGCATGCGTTCCTCACCACGCTACTCCATCGAACGGTGAAGGCGTACGAACGGGATTTCGTCGGCGGCATGACGGTGTACTCCATCGCTTCCAGCTGGGGCCTGTTTCTGTTTTACGCCGCCATCGGGGCGCTGTTGTTCCTGTGGCCGTCGTGGCGGCCGGTGTCCATCGATACGGTGGTCGGCGCCACGCTGGTGCTGCTGTACATGATGGGTCCTTTTTCTCAGATCGTCGAGCTGCTGCCCGGTCTCGGGCGTGCCAATGTGGCGTTGAACAAAATCGATGCGCTGGGCTTGTCCCTCGCGGCATCGACACCGAGTCGCGAAGCAGATGGGCGACAGGCCGGGACCGAGCTGGATATCCGTCGGTGGAGCCGGCTCGACCTGATCGGCATTACGCATCACCATGCGCCCGAAGGAGATGAGAGGCCGTTCCGAATTGGTCCCATCGATCTGACTTTCCGCCCCGGCGAGGTGACTTTTCTGGTCGGCGGCAATGGGAGCGGCAAGACCACATTGGCCCTGTTGCTGCTGGGGCTCTATCAGCAGGAATCCGGCAGCATTCTCCTGGACGGTGTGCCGATCGACGACGCCAATCGTGACACCTATCGGCAACTCTTCTCCACGGTCTTCTGCGATTTTCATCTCTTCGATTCGCTGCTCGGCCTGGAACAGGAGAATCTGGACGGGGTGGCGCGCGTCTATCTGGAGCGATTGCAGCTCGAGTCCAAAGTCAGGATCGAAAGAGGACTGTTTTCGACGCAGGCCCTCTCGCAGGGACAGCGTAAACGGCTCGCCCTGCTGACGGCCTACGTGGAAGACCGTCAATTCTATCTGTTCGACGAGTGGGCAGCCGACCAGGATCCTCTCTTCCGCAAGGTGTTTTACTCGGAGTTGTTGCCCGACTTGAAAGCGCGGGGAAAAGCGGTGTTGGTGATCACGCATGACGACCGGTATTTTTCGATGGCCGATCGCTGTCTTCGCATGGACTTCGGCCGGCTGGTCGAGTGTCGCGAACAGGACGGGGCGGCGGGAGCGAACGGCGGCCTGTCCGCGCCGTCGCGAGTTGCAGGAGCGGGCAAGTGA
- a CDS encoding thioesterase II family protein, which produces MLTAADRRPWIVTCRRGDGLRLICFPYAGGGPSLFRGWPLELSQQVEVCAVQLPGREARMKEPPIGDLRRLVVELADAIEPSLDRPFALFGHSVGGLVAFEFARELRRRYGIEPVHLFVSGCPAPELTDDERLSELPDGEFLERMRRFNGTPREILEHAEMMELVLPTLRADFSLRDTYRHRTESPLGCAISAFGGMADRAVGVDKLNPWSAHTTGGFQLWLFQGDHFFVRTAQAAVVEAVMLLLQPYMSLRL; this is translated from the coding sequence ATGCTGACGGCGGCGGATCGGCGGCCATGGATCGTCACCTGCCGTCGCGGTGATGGTCTTCGGCTGATCTGCTTCCCCTATGCGGGGGGCGGGCCATCGCTGTTCCGCGGTTGGCCGTTGGAGCTCTCTCAGCAGGTCGAGGTCTGTGCCGTGCAACTGCCGGGCAGGGAGGCGCGGATGAAGGAGCCGCCGATCGGCGACCTTCGTCGGCTGGTGGTGGAGTTGGCCGATGCGATCGAACCGTCTCTCGACCGGCCTTTCGCCCTCTTCGGTCATAGCGTAGGGGGACTGGTCGCCTTCGAGTTCGCGCGTGAACTGCGTCGACGCTATGGCATCGAACCCGTGCACCTCTTCGTCTCCGGCTGTCCTGCACCGGAGTTGACCGACGACGAACGCCTCAGCGAGTTGCCGGACGGGGAGTTTCTCGAACGGATGCGACGGTTCAACGGCACGCCGCGTGAAATCCTGGAGCATGCCGAAATGATGGAGTTGGTCCTGCCGACGCTCCGTGCAGATTTCTCCTTGCGCGATACCTACCGCCATCGCACGGAATCGCCGTTGGGTTGTGCGATCTCGGCATTCGGCGGCATGGCGGACCGGGCTGTCGGAGTCGATAAGCTGAATCCCTGGAGCGCGCATACGACCGGGGGATTTCAACTGTGGCTGTTCCAAGGCGATCACTTTTTTGTCCGCACCGCTCAAGCGGCGGTGGTGGAGGCCGTGATGTTGCTCCTGCAACCATACATGTCGCTGCGGCTGTGA
- a CDS encoding diaminobutyrate--2-oxoglutarate transaminase has translation MWQAIPTGCVPPRELSLANPYLERQVARESNARSYPRRLPLALSKGKGIYVQDTDGRTYIDCLACAGALALGHNHPVVVEAINRMLRDGLPFQTLDLTTPVKDGFVGMLFDCLPPAFADGAKIQFCGPSGADAVEAAIKLVKIARERRTILAFHGAYHGMTHGTLGLTGHLAPKQALSGLMPDVHFLPFPYEYRCPFGVGGEEGSRLSAAYIERLLDDPNSGVVEPAAMILEVVQGEGGVIPAAKSWLQEIRRMTDERGIPLIVDEVQTGLGRTGKLFAFEHADIVPDVVVLSKAIGGGLPLSVVVYRPELDQWTAGAHAGTFRGNQLAMATGLATMEFITAERIDEHAARMGERLLACLRQIQGEARSLGDVRGRGLMIGVEIVDRDAPIELPGCHPSAPRLASRIQHEALRRGLILELGGRHNCVVRFLPPLIVTAEQIDTIATIFSEAVKAAEEQGVA, from the coding sequence ATGTGGCAAGCCATTCCGACCGGATGTGTTCCCCCGAGAGAGCTGTCGCTTGCGAATCCCTATCTGGAGAGGCAGGTCGCTCGGGAGTCGAATGCCCGGAGTTATCCGCGGCGTTTGCCTCTGGCGTTGAGCAAGGGCAAGGGCATCTACGTTCAGGATACCGACGGGCGTACCTATATCGATTGTCTGGCCTGCGCCGGCGCATTGGCGCTCGGGCATAACCATCCGGTCGTCGTCGAGGCGATCAACCGGATGTTGCGGGACGGCCTTCCGTTTCAAACCCTGGATTTGACGACGCCGGTCAAGGACGGATTCGTGGGCATGCTGTTCGACTGTCTGCCGCCCGCGTTTGCCGATGGCGCGAAGATCCAATTTTGCGGACCCTCCGGGGCGGATGCGGTGGAGGCGGCGATCAAGCTGGTGAAAATCGCCCGTGAACGCCGCACGATCCTGGCATTTCACGGCGCCTACCACGGCATGACGCACGGGACGCTGGGACTCACCGGTCATCTGGCGCCGAAGCAGGCTCTGAGCGGGCTCATGCCAGACGTACACTTCCTGCCGTTTCCCTATGAGTATCGCTGCCCCTTCGGCGTCGGGGGGGAGGAGGGCAGTCGCCTGTCCGCCGCCTACATCGAACGGTTGCTCGATGATCCGAACAGCGGCGTGGTGGAACCGGCTGCCATGATTCTCGAGGTAGTGCAGGGAGAAGGGGGCGTGATACCGGCGGCCAAGTCCTGGCTGCAGGAGATCCGGCGAATGACCGACGAGCGCGGCATTCCGCTGATCGTCGATGAGGTCCAGACCGGGCTCGGCCGGACCGGGAAGTTGTTTGCGTTCGAACATGCGGACATCGTGCCGGACGTCGTGGTGTTGTCGAAAGCCATCGGCGGCGGGCTGCCGCTCAGCGTGGTGGTCTACCGTCCCGAGTTGGACCAGTGGACGGCGGGAGCGCATGCCGGAACATTCAGGGGCAACCAGTTGGCGATGGCGACGGGCCTGGCCACCATGGAGTTCATCACCGCAGAGCGCATCGACGAACATGCGGCCCGGATGGGTGAGCGGCTACTTGCCTGTCTTCGGCAGATCCAGGGGGAAGCCCGGAGCCTGGGGGATGTGCGGGGACGGGGCCTCATGATCGGCGTCGAGATCGTGGATCGGGATGCGCCGATCGAACTGCCGGGCTGCCATCCCTCGGCGCCGCGACTCGCGTCCAGGATTCAGCACGAGGCCCTGCGTCGCGGTCTGATCCTGGAACTCGGCGGGCGACACAACTGCGTCGTTCGCTTTCTGCCGCCGCTGATCGTCACGGCGGAACAGATCGATACGATCGCGACCATTTTTTCGGAAGCGGTCAAAGCAGCGGAGGAACAGGGCGTCGCATGA
- a CDS encoding TauD/TfdA family dioxygenase, with translation MTRNGGLMIEPLSSDGSLPLVVTPVEGRTLDGYLAAARHYAEAFLPASGGLLFRGLPIGSVADFESFVGGFTSSLVSYEFGSTPRSRVQRQVYTSTEYPPHQHIPLHNEQAYTREWPMKIWFYCGQAPEEGGYTPIADSREVYRRIPACIREHFNRKQVMYMRNYGNGLDVPWQKVFNTEDPAVVEAFCRTNGILYEWKADGELRTRQVAQAIAVHPLTGETVWFNQAHLFHVSNLEPAVREDLLAVVAEEDLPRNACYGDGSPIESDLLDEIRDVYRSVAVQFSWQEGDVMMLDNMLAAHGRTPFKGRRQILVAMAEPCRAGHPC, from the coding sequence GTGACGCGGAACGGTGGCCTCATGATCGAGCCCCTCTCGTCCGACGGCAGCCTTCCCCTGGTGGTGACACCGGTAGAGGGCAGAACCTTGGACGGCTATCTCGCCGCCGCGCGCCATTATGCCGAGGCATTTCTGCCGGCCAGCGGCGGCCTGCTCTTCCGCGGCCTGCCGATCGGATCGGTCGCTGATTTCGAGTCGTTCGTCGGTGGGTTCACGTCGTCGTTGGTGTCCTACGAATTCGGCTCGACCCCCCGGTCGCGTGTGCAGCGACAGGTCTACACTTCGACCGAATACCCGCCGCATCAACATATCCCGCTTCACAACGAGCAGGCCTACACGCGGGAATGGCCGATGAAGATCTGGTTTTATTGCGGGCAGGCACCCGAGGAGGGAGGCTACACCCCGATCGCGGACAGCCGCGAGGTCTATCGGCGGATTCCAGCCTGCATCCGGGAACACTTCAACCGGAAGCAGGTCATGTACATGCGCAACTATGGCAACGGTCTGGATGTGCCTTGGCAAAAGGTGTTCAACACGGAAGACCCTGCAGTGGTGGAAGCATTCTGCCGGACCAATGGAATTCTGTACGAGTGGAAAGCCGACGGCGAATTGCGCACCAGGCAGGTGGCGCAGGCGATCGCGGTCCATCCTCTGACGGGCGAAACGGTCTGGTTCAATCAGGCGCATTTGTTTCATGTCTCGAATCTGGAGCCGGCGGTGCGTGAGGACCTGCTGGCCGTCGTGGCGGAGGAAGACCTGCCCCGAAATGCCTGTTACGGAGACGGCAGCCCGATCGAGTCTGATCTGCTGGATGAAATTCGCGACGTCTACCGGAGCGTGGCCGTGCAATTCTCCTGGCAGGAGGGCGATGTGATGATGCTCGACAACATGCTGGCCGCCCATGGCCGCACGCCTTTTAAGGGCCGGCGGCAGATTCTGGTGGCTATGGCGGAACCTTGCAGAGCCGGTCATCCATGCTGA